In Nocardioides faecalis, the following proteins share a genomic window:
- a CDS encoding caspase family protein codes for MSRTRRALVVGVNNYVRAPLNGCVPDAVEIADRLRTNDDGSPNFAVETRISDHGELPIERPLLRQRIKDFFTNVSGMDLVFYFSGHGRQDDRGAELVTSELDGVPVSELMTLANGSAARTVTIILDCCFSGDVGNTPGLQSMQVAPDFRKEIAVVSSGVTVLAASKSTEVSMESRGHGQFTRLLLDGLDGAATDHLGNITALSLYAHASRAFDAWEQTPVFKANLADAVVLRQGPSWISVEDVRRLPQHFASEADRITLTLEHEGEGRPLSAPGTAEQQELDYLKRLRNVGLATTENDEDFYFATLNGHEVYLTPAGRMLWTLAKRGSV; via the coding sequence TTGAGTCGCACCCGTAGAGCACTAGTGGTTGGCGTCAACAACTACGTTCGCGCACCACTCAACGGTTGCGTTCCGGACGCGGTTGAGATCGCGGATCGTCTGAGGACGAATGATGACGGCTCCCCCAACTTCGCCGTCGAGACGCGAATCTCCGACCACGGGGAACTGCCAATCGAGCGACCGCTCCTCCGACAGCGCATCAAGGACTTCTTCACCAATGTCTCGGGCATGGACTTAGTGTTCTACTTCTCTGGACACGGACGGCAGGACGACCGAGGGGCCGAACTCGTCACCTCTGAACTTGATGGCGTGCCGGTCAGTGAACTCATGACCTTGGCGAACGGCAGTGCCGCGCGGACCGTAACCATCATCCTCGACTGCTGTTTCAGCGGAGACGTTGGTAACACCCCAGGGCTCCAATCCATGCAGGTTGCGCCGGACTTCCGCAAGGAAATCGCGGTCGTCTCATCTGGAGTGACTGTCCTGGCCGCATCGAAATCGACCGAGGTTTCGATGGAGAGCCGTGGCCACGGTCAGTTCACGAGACTGCTCCTCGACGGATTGGACGGTGCGGCCACGGATCATCTGGGCAACATCACCGCCCTCTCCCTCTACGCTCATGCCTCTCGCGCCTTCGACGCATGGGAGCAGACCCCCGTGTTCAAGGCCAATCTCGCCGACGCAGTCGTGCTCCGCCAAGGCCCCAGTTGGATCTCAGTGGAAGACGTGCGTCGTCTTCCGCAACACTTCGCATCCGAAGCCGACCGGATCACCCTCACCCTCGAACACGAAGGGGAAGGACGACCACTCTCCGCTCCCGGGACGGCTGAACAGCAGGAACTCGACTACCTCAAGCGTCTGCGGAACGTGGGTCTCGCAACCACTGAGAACGACGAGGACTTCTACTTCGCCACACTCAATGGGCACGAGGTCTACCTCACGCCCGCCGGGCGCATGCTGTGGACCTTGGCCAAGAGGGGGAGCGTGTGA
- a CDS encoding site-specific DNA-methyltransferase, translating into MPGEPRPAWNAFVEGDNLDVLATLAPESFDLAYLDPPYNTGNDFAYRDDFRGARGAGAEGRHAAWVAFIEPRLEAVRRVLAPTGAVAVSIDDHEVAHLRLAMDRVFGEQNLLAQVVVNLNPKGRQLGRGFATSHEYLLVYARDAERCVLDASSASTVVESDFPLLAEDGRRYRRLPLRNTNKRFNPMTAPTLHFELWGDPVSGRVALEPFPGAVAVVPVFGDGTPAVWRWSRPRVAERADDLECRLVRGARGERVDVYQRDWRHPVGGRRKKLRTIWLAEEIGSTDTAVAELKEILGHVFESPKPTGLLRRLLDTMPDDARVLDCFAGSGTTGHAVALANLADGGRRTCLSVNSAEPTRPGSNAARAGYACVADITRARLRAVAEQLGGGLEERES; encoded by the coding sequence GTGCCCGGTGAGCCCCGCCCCGCGTGGAACGCCTTCGTCGAGGGAGACAATCTCGACGTCCTCGCCACGCTCGCGCCGGAGTCGTTCGACCTGGCCTACCTGGACCCGCCGTACAACACCGGCAACGACTTCGCCTACCGCGACGACTTCCGCGGTGCCCGCGGCGCCGGCGCCGAGGGTCGCCACGCCGCCTGGGTCGCGTTCATCGAGCCCCGGCTGGAGGCGGTACGACGTGTCCTGGCGCCGACCGGTGCGGTGGCGGTCAGCATCGACGACCACGAGGTCGCGCACCTGCGCCTGGCGATGGACCGGGTCTTCGGCGAGCAGAACCTCCTCGCCCAGGTGGTGGTGAATCTCAACCCCAAGGGACGCCAGCTCGGTCGCGGGTTCGCCACGTCGCACGAGTACCTGCTCGTCTACGCGCGTGACGCCGAGCGCTGTGTCCTGGACGCCTCCTCGGCCAGCACGGTCGTGGAGTCGGACTTCCCGCTCCTCGCCGAGGACGGTCGGCGGTACCGCCGGCTGCCGCTGCGCAACACCAACAAGCGGTTCAACCCGATGACCGCGCCGACGCTGCACTTCGAGCTGTGGGGCGACCCGGTGAGCGGCCGGGTCGCGCTGGAGCCGTTCCCCGGCGCCGTGGCGGTCGTCCCGGTCTTCGGGGACGGCACGCCGGCGGTGTGGCGGTGGTCGCGCCCACGCGTCGCCGAGCGGGCCGACGACCTGGAGTGCCGGCTGGTGCGCGGGGCCCGGGGCGAGCGCGTCGACGTCTATCAGCGCGACTGGCGCCACCCCGTCGGCGGGCGGCGCAAGAAGCTGCGCACGATCTGGCTCGCCGAGGAGATCGGCTCGACCGACACCGCGGTGGCCGAGCTCAAGGAGATCCTCGGCCACGTCTTCGAGTCGCCCAAGCCCACCGGCCTGCTGCGCCGGCTGCTCGACACGATGCCGGACGACGCCCGGGTGCTGGACTGCTTCGCCGGCAGCGGCACCACGGGGCACGCGGTGGCGCTGGCGAACCTGGCCGACGGGGGGCGTCGTACCTGCCTGTCGGTGAACTCCGCCGAGCCCACCCGCCCCGGCTCGAACGCCGCCCGGGCGGGCTACGCCTGCGTCGCCGACATCACCCGCGCCCGGCTCCGGGCGGTGGCCGAGCAGCTCGGCGGCGGGCTGGAGGAGCGCGAGAGCTGA
- a CDS encoding DNA-3-methyladenine glycosylase, with the protein MPTEPVADVVRRARSLLGRHLTAHGVTVRITEVEAYGGIEDPASHAYTRTPRSEVMYGPPWRLYVYRSYGIHYCANIVTGPTDIGAAVLLRAGEVVDGLDLARERRGAGRGAGAVPDERLARGPGNLAQALGITLADLGTDVLAGGAIRLGPEVSHDRPVQAGPRVGVSKAADVPWRFWLAGEPSVSAYRRSPRALPGTAVLRPRG; encoded by the coding sequence GTGCCCACTGAGCCCGTCGCCGACGTCGTACGGCGTGCCCGCTCCCTGCTCGGGCGCCACCTCACCGCGCACGGGGTGACGGTGCGGATCACCGAGGTCGAGGCGTACGGCGGCATCGAGGACCCGGCCTCGCACGCCTACACCCGCACGCCCCGCTCGGAGGTGATGTACGGCCCGCCCTGGCGGCTCTACGTCTACCGCTCCTACGGCATCCACTACTGCGCCAACATCGTCACCGGCCCGACCGACATCGGTGCCGCGGTGCTGCTGCGCGCCGGCGAGGTCGTCGACGGCCTCGACCTGGCCCGCGAGCGCCGCGGCGCCGGCAGGGGAGCGGGCGCGGTGCCCGACGAGCGCCTGGCCCGCGGTCCCGGCAACCTGGCGCAGGCGCTCGGCATCACGCTGGCCGACCTCGGCACCGACGTCCTCGCCGGCGGTGCGATCAGGCTGGGGCCCGAGGTGTCGCACGACCGACCGGTCCAGGCCGGGCCCCGGGTCGGGGTCTCGAAGGCCGCCGACGTGCCCTGGCGGTTCTGGCTGGCGGGCGAGCCGAGCGTGTCGGCCTACCGGCGCAGTCCCCGCGCCCTGCCCGGGACCGCTGTGCTGCGCCCGCGTGGGTGA
- a CDS encoding pyrimidine/purine nucleoside phosphorylase: MSAANVYENVTLDPTPNVYFDGACVSHTFHLADGTRKSAGVIFPATLTFGTAAPEVMELNAGRCRVRLAGAEEWTEHGAGESFSVPGDSSFDIEVVETLGYVCHYG, translated from the coding sequence GTGAGCGCAGCCAACGTCTACGAGAACGTCACCCTCGACCCCACGCCCAACGTGTACTTCGACGGCGCCTGCGTCAGCCACACGTTCCACCTCGCCGACGGCACCCGCAAGTCCGCCGGCGTGATCTTCCCGGCCACCCTCACCTTCGGCACCGCCGCGCCCGAGGTCATGGAGCTCAACGCCGGGCGCTGCCGGGTGCGGCTCGCCGGCGCCGAGGAGTGGACCGAGCACGGCGCGGGGGAGTCCTTCAGCGTGCCCGGCGACTCCTCGTTCGACATCGAGGTCGTCGAGACCCTGGGCTACGTCTGCCACTACGGCTGA
- a CDS encoding ISL3 family transposase, with protein sequence MPDATVGDRSHAFAHPDLSTFCRLDELGLVVTGQRLEPGRAVLACRVLEPDQWCRRCGCEGAPRDTVTRQLAHEPLGWRPTTLIVTIRRYRCSGCGHVWRQDTSRAAEPRAKLSRRGLRWALEGVVVAHLTVARVAEALGVAWGTANDAVLAEGKRALIDDPARFNGVKVVGVDEHVWRHTKKGDKYVTVIIDLTPVRDGTGPARLLDMVEGRSKQAFKTWLAARPDAWRQGVEVVAMDGFSGFKTATTEELPDAVAVMDPFHVVRLAGDALDRCRRRVQQAIHGHRGHKGDPLYGARRTLHTGAGLLTDKQTARLAALFAVDAHVEVEATWGIYQQMIAAYRDEDRGRGRAQMVKLIEAVSAGVPKALSEVVTLGRTLKKRADDVLAYFDRPGTSNGPTEAINGRLEHLRGSALGFRNLTNYIARSLLETGGFRPRLHPGFG encoded by the coding sequence GTGCCCGACGCTACCGTCGGCGACCGCTCGCATGCGTTCGCCCACCCCGATCTGTCCACCTTCTGCCGACTCGATGAGCTCGGCCTCGTCGTCACCGGCCAGCGCCTCGAACCCGGTCGCGCGGTCCTCGCATGCCGGGTCCTTGAGCCCGACCAGTGGTGCCGCCGCTGCGGCTGCGAAGGGGCACCGCGCGACACCGTGACCCGACAGTTGGCCCACGAACCGCTCGGGTGGCGGCCCACGACGCTGATCGTCACGATCCGTCGCTACCGGTGCAGCGGCTGCGGTCACGTGTGGCGCCAAGACACCAGCCGTGCGGCTGAGCCGCGCGCGAAGCTGTCGCGCCGTGGGCTGCGGTGGGCACTCGAAGGAGTGGTGGTCGCCCACCTCACCGTCGCCCGGGTCGCCGAGGCACTCGGGGTCGCCTGGGGCACCGCGAACGACGCAGTCCTGGCCGAGGGCAAGCGGGCCCTGATCGACGACCCGGCCCGCTTCAACGGCGTGAAGGTTGTCGGCGTCGATGAGCACGTCTGGCGTCACACCAAGAAGGGCGACAAGTACGTCACCGTGATCATCGATCTCACCCCGGTCCGCGACGGCACCGGACCCGCGCGGCTGCTGGACATGGTCGAGGGCCGCTCGAAGCAGGCCTTCAAGACCTGGCTCGCCGCCCGCCCCGACGCCTGGCGCCAGGGCGTGGAGGTCGTCGCGATGGACGGGTTCAGCGGGTTCAAGACCGCCACCACCGAGGAACTCCCCGACGCGGTCGCGGTCATGGATCCCTTCCACGTGGTGCGCCTGGCCGGCGACGCGCTGGATCGGTGCCGACGCCGGGTCCAGCAGGCCATCCACGGCCACCGCGGACACAAGGGCGACCCGCTCTACGGGGCCCGGCGCACCCTGCACACCGGCGCCGGGCTGCTCACCGACAAGCAGACCGCCCGACTCGCCGCGCTCTTCGCCGTCGATGCGCATGTTGAGGTCGAGGCAACCTGGGGCATCTACCAGCAGATGATCGCCGCCTACCGCGACGAGGACCGCGGCCGTGGCCGGGCACAGATGGTCAAGCTCATCGAGGCGGTCAGCGCAGGCGTCCCCAAGGCCCTCAGCGAGGTCGTCACCCTCGGTCGGACGCTGAAGAAGCGTGCCGACGACGTGCTGGCCTACTTCGACCGACCGGGCACCAGCAACGGGCCAACGGAGGCGATCAACGGCAGGCTCGAGCACCTCCGCGGATCCGCGCTCGGGTTCCGCAACCTCACCAACTACATCGCCAGGAGCCTGCTGGAGACCGGTGGCTTCAGGCCGCGCCTACACCCTGGATTCGGATGA
- a CDS encoding nuclease-related domain-containing DEAD/DEAH box helicase, which translates to MPTCIPENPTFTTGAEREVWDLLRDQLGPDDVLLANVRLTNEDKDHEADLVVLMPDFGALVLEIKGGSVWYDQGWIQKGAADEAHWIAPVAQARDAKYAIRTYVENQAVWGSRTRIRWAHGVVTPYSVFGDDFSVPELPRWALHDKGDLAHLVTRLRANASQGDSQRAPDGDDVAAIADALTARFNTSYYDVNAEAAERAAEADRLTEQQMQILSVTRLINRVEVRGGAGSGKTVLALQQAKELTRGSAKHERPAQRVALICYSIGLATYLKRQVASWPRRQQPSFVGTFHEFGKQWEAPDGDRADSAFWEEELPRLMSELADDLPDGQRYDAVVVDEAQDFAESWWTPVLKALRDEERGGLYVFSDENQRIFGRFGVPPVALVPLVLDHCLRNTREIHEAFAPLAPSRMYARGGSGPEVRFVPSSAADAEEAADDEVVRLLDEEGWEPGRVALITTGHRHTSHRMQVESSTQEEYWETFWDAEEVFYGHVLGCKGLERAAVVLCLNEESVTDRARERLYVGMSRATDQLVVVGDPEWVRQVGGPSVARRLGI; encoded by the coding sequence GTGCCGACCTGCATCCCCGAGAACCCCACGTTCACGACGGGCGCCGAGCGCGAGGTCTGGGACCTCCTTCGCGACCAGCTCGGCCCGGACGACGTGCTGCTGGCGAACGTCCGGCTGACGAACGAGGACAAGGACCACGAGGCGGACCTCGTGGTGCTGATGCCGGACTTCGGCGCGCTGGTGCTGGAGATCAAGGGAGGCTCGGTCTGGTACGACCAGGGCTGGATCCAGAAGGGTGCCGCGGACGAGGCGCACTGGATCGCGCCGGTGGCGCAGGCGCGGGACGCGAAGTACGCGATCCGCACCTACGTCGAGAACCAGGCGGTGTGGGGGAGTCGCACCCGGATCCGGTGGGCGCACGGGGTGGTGACGCCGTACTCGGTCTTCGGCGACGACTTCTCCGTGCCCGAGCTGCCGCGGTGGGCGCTGCACGACAAGGGCGACCTCGCGCACCTCGTCACCCGGCTGCGGGCCAACGCGTCCCAGGGAGACAGCCAGCGCGCGCCGGACGGCGACGACGTCGCGGCGATCGCCGACGCACTGACGGCCCGGTTCAACACCTCCTACTACGACGTCAACGCGGAGGCGGCGGAGCGGGCGGCCGAGGCGGACCGGCTCACCGAGCAGCAGATGCAGATCCTCTCGGTCACCCGACTGATCAACCGGGTCGAGGTCCGCGGCGGCGCCGGCTCCGGCAAGACCGTGCTGGCCCTGCAGCAGGCCAAGGAGCTCACCCGCGGCTCCGCCAAGCACGAGCGACCGGCCCAGCGGGTCGCGCTGATCTGCTACTCGATCGGCCTGGCGACGTACCTCAAGCGGCAGGTCGCCTCCTGGCCCCGACGCCAGCAGCCGAGCTTCGTGGGCACCTTCCACGAGTTCGGCAAGCAGTGGGAGGCGCCCGACGGCGACCGCGCCGACAGCGCCTTCTGGGAGGAGGAGCTGCCCCGTCTGATGAGCGAGCTGGCGGACGACCTGCCGGACGGCCAGCGGTACGACGCGGTGGTGGTCGACGAGGCGCAGGACTTCGCCGAGTCGTGGTGGACCCCGGTGCTGAAGGCGTTGCGCGACGAGGAGCGCGGCGGGCTCTACGTCTTCTCGGACGAGAACCAGCGCATCTTCGGCCGCTTCGGCGTCCCGCCGGTGGCGCTGGTCCCGCTCGTGCTGGACCACTGCCTGCGCAACACCCGTGAGATCCACGAGGCGTTCGCCCCGCTGGCGCCCTCGCGCATGTATGCCCGTGGCGGCTCCGGCCCGGAGGTCCGGTTCGTGCCGTCCTCGGCCGCCGACGCCGAGGAGGCCGCCGACGACGAGGTCGTGCGGCTGCTCGACGAGGAGGGCTGGGAGCCCGGCCGGGTCGCGCTCATCACCACCGGCCACCGGCACACCTCACACCGGATGCAGGTCGAGAGCAGCACCCAGGAGGAGTACTGGGAGACGTTCTGGGACGCCGAGGAGGTCTTCTACGGCCACGTCCTCGGCTGCAAGGGCCTCGAGCGTGCCGCGGTCGTGCTGTGCCTCAACGAGGAGTCGGTCACCGACCGTGCCCGCGAGCGGCTGTACGTCGGCATGTCGCGGGCGACCGACCAGCTCGTCGTGGTCGGCGACCCTGAGTGGGTCCGGCAGGTCGGCGGCCCGTCCGTCGCGCGCAGGCTGGGCATCTGA
- a CDS encoding TIR domain-containing protein, which yields MALPRAFLSFDFDHDQTPKILFAGQAKDKSPTPFAVEDWSSKKHLPQAEWEKLIKEKINSCHMLIVLVGKHMGTATGVVKEIEMAKARDVPCFGVYVNGAGTTSTLPTGLARNNVVAWKWETVAAMVDKCARAGKNGRYAGWA from the coding sequence ATGGCCCTGCCACGAGCATTTCTGAGTTTCGACTTCGACCACGACCAGACGCCCAAGATCCTGTTCGCGGGCCAGGCCAAGGACAAGTCGCCGACGCCCTTCGCGGTGGAGGACTGGTCCTCCAAGAAGCACCTGCCCCAGGCCGAGTGGGAGAAGTTGATCAAGGAGAAGATCAACAGTTGCCACATGCTGATTGTTCTCGTGGGCAAGCACATGGGTACCGCCACCGGGGTCGTGAAGGAAATCGAGATGGCCAAGGCGCGAGACGTCCCGTGCTTCGGCGTCTACGTCAACGGGGCAGGCACCACCTCCACCCTGCCCACCGGGCTCGCTCGCAACAACGTCGTCGCGTGGAAGTGGGAAACCGTCGCCGCGATGGTCGACAAGTGCGCCAGGGCGGGCAAGAACGGTCGCTACGCGGGATGGGCGTGA
- a CDS encoding DUF2510 domain-containing protein, which produces MNEFSTPAGWYPDGDGWERRWDGTGWTEDRRRMAEPTQVRPTPPGPTPPGPPPTQLPQQPGNQPGNPAGGPPKSPAGPTFGAQPPFPPAGPSPYAPPPPPPGYGNVAAGFPPHPGRGTNGPGGPAGPGRPGGSSGPKKSRLGVWLGIAAALLLIVGIAVTVAVLKPWQGEDDSTAGPDKGPGGKGGDKKAAVQGDIDGDNKGDALFYLYQNYDDIKKVTAKSTGNGFELAHVAADPYTEPQELYLDWDGDGVNEKLVWRFVASGKQITLSSNDSDFPGDQTFTLPLSSLKKYGDIEIRLVHGDFDGDGDLDLAIAGPNDRVVDVSVLLNDGKGTFAEPVLWLSLPNAVIDVVQITAGDFDGDGDADLWAELPAERLTNESYTEYYSGDRGFALLTSSGNAFTQGAVNKSTIYAEEFLAGDVTGDGTVNIVAVETNSYREQITVTVYDVSAGTLKPVTGFTGTSKIGQRSLQGATLSDVDGDGKADVVFVVKAYKEAKFTGLQVMRSTGAVFDPALVWADLEPCKDDSCRVRFVGSRRY; this is translated from the coding sequence GTGAACGAGTTCTCCACCCCCGCAGGCTGGTACCCCGACGGCGACGGATGGGAGCGCCGCTGGGACGGCACGGGGTGGACCGAGGACCGGCGCCGGATGGCCGAGCCCACGCAGGTGCGCCCGACGCCCCCTGGCCCGACGCCCCCGGGGCCGCCCCCCACCCAGCTGCCGCAGCAGCCGGGCAACCAGCCGGGCAACCCGGCGGGTGGCCCGCCGAAGAGCCCGGCCGGGCCCACGTTCGGGGCCCAGCCGCCCTTCCCGCCGGCGGGCCCGTCGCCGTACGCGCCGCCTCCGCCGCCTCCGGGCTACGGCAACGTGGCCGCCGGCTTCCCGCCGCACCCCGGCCGGGGCACGAACGGACCCGGCGGACCCGCCGGACCGGGCCGACCGGGCGGGTCGAGCGGACCGAAGAAGAGCCGGCTCGGCGTCTGGCTCGGGATCGCCGCGGCGCTGCTGCTGATCGTGGGCATCGCGGTCACCGTCGCGGTGCTCAAGCCCTGGCAGGGCGAGGACGACTCGACCGCCGGCCCCGACAAGGGCCCGGGGGGCAAGGGCGGCGACAAGAAGGCGGCCGTCCAGGGCGACATCGACGGCGACAACAAGGGCGACGCGCTGTTCTACCTGTACCAGAACTACGACGACATCAAGAAGGTCACCGCGAAGAGCACCGGCAACGGCTTCGAGCTCGCCCATGTCGCCGCCGACCCCTACACCGAGCCCCAAGAGCTCTACCTGGACTGGGACGGCGACGGAGTCAACGAGAAGCTCGTGTGGCGCTTCGTCGCTTCGGGCAAGCAGATCACCCTGTCCTCCAACGACTCCGACTTCCCCGGTGACCAGACCTTCACGCTGCCGCTCTCGTCGCTGAAGAAGTACGGCGACATCGAGATCCGGCTCGTGCACGGCGACTTCGACGGAGACGGCGACCTCGACCTCGCCATCGCCGGCCCCAACGACCGGGTGGTCGACGTCTCTGTGCTGCTCAACGACGGCAAGGGCACCTTCGCCGAGCCGGTGCTGTGGCTGTCCCTGCCGAACGCCGTGATCGACGTCGTGCAGATCACCGCCGGCGACTTCGACGGCGACGGCGACGCCGACCTGTGGGCCGAGCTGCCCGCGGAACGGCTCACGAACGAGAGCTACACCGAGTACTACTCCGGGGACCGGGGCTTCGCCCTGCTCACCTCCAGCGGCAACGCGTTCACCCAGGGGGCGGTGAACAAGTCGACCATCTACGCCGAGGAGTTCCTGGCCGGCGACGTCACCGGCGACGGCACCGTGAACATCGTCGCCGTCGAGACCAACTCCTACCGCGAGCAGATCACCGTCACCGTGTACGACGTCTCCGCGGGCACCCTCAAGCCGGTCACCGGTTTCACCGGAACCTCCAAGATCGGCCAGCGCTCGCTGCAGGGCGCCACCCTCAGCGACGTCGACGGCGACGGCAAGGCCGACGTGGTGTTCGTCGTCAAGGCGTACAAGGAGGCGAAGTTCACCGGGCTGCAGGTGATGCGCTCCACCGGGGCGGTCTTCGACCCCGCGCTGGTGTGGGCCGACCTGGAGCCGTGCAAGGACGACTCCTGCCGGGTGAGGTTCGTGGGCAGCCGCCGCTACTGA
- a CDS encoding WS/DGAT/MGAT family O-acyltransferase gives MASLAGLRPIDPTATAFLLAESRKMPIHVGALHLYEPPPDAGPDFTRAMYEHMRDSTHPSPLFRKHPHRSWRTAGIPMWRTDEEFDIEHHLRHSALPAPGRVRELFELCGRLHSSRLGWDRPMWEMHVIEGLADGRVATYTKLHHALLDGVAAMRLLASVLSTDPERRGMPAPFADGAAPPRDKRLAPAGASAFPGADVLRSALSLSAEAAGMPSALLRTLARGVRNETSAVSLSAPRTLLNRPITGSRRVAAQDWPVPRLRAVARAGDATLNDVVLAMCSGAMRRYLNELDALPEESMVAMVPIGLNARQVAVASAEGGNAVGSVMVRLATHRPDPADRLATISASMRDGKQALATMTPAQIVAMSALGMAPAVALPMLGLHRLAPPPFNLIISNVPGPKVPHYWNGARLVGSYPLSIPIDNMALNITCTSYDDKMGFGLTGCRRTVPHLQRLLTHLDEELVALERAVGAS, from the coding sequence GTGGCTTCTCTTGCCGGTCTGCGGCCGATCGACCCGACGGCCACCGCCTTCCTGCTCGCGGAGAGCCGGAAGATGCCCATCCACGTCGGCGCGCTGCACCTCTACGAACCGCCTCCGGACGCGGGCCCCGACTTCACCCGTGCCATGTACGAACACATGCGCGACAGCACGCACCCCTCGCCGCTGTTCCGCAAGCACCCGCACCGCTCGTGGCGCACCGCCGGCATCCCGATGTGGCGCACCGACGAGGAGTTCGACATCGAGCACCACCTGCGCCACAGCGCCCTGCCGGCGCCGGGGCGGGTGCGCGAGCTGTTCGAGCTGTGCGGCCGGCTGCACTCCAGCCGGCTGGGCTGGGACCGGCCGATGTGGGAGATGCACGTCATCGAGGGCCTGGCCGACGGTCGCGTGGCCACCTACACCAAGCTGCACCACGCGCTGCTCGACGGCGTGGCAGCGATGCGGCTGCTGGCCAGCGTGCTGTCCACCGATCCCGAGCGCCGCGGGATGCCGGCGCCGTTCGCCGACGGCGCCGCGCCGCCGCGGGACAAGCGACTCGCACCCGCCGGGGCGTCAGCCTTCCCCGGGGCGGACGTGCTGCGCTCCGCGCTCTCGCTCAGCGCGGAGGCCGCCGGGATGCCCTCCGCGCTGCTGCGCACCCTGGCCCGCGGGGTGCGCAACGAGACCTCCGCGGTCTCGCTGTCCGCGCCCCGCACCCTGCTCAACCGTCCCATCACGGGCTCGCGCCGGGTCGCCGCCCAGGACTGGCCGGTGCCCCGGCTGCGGGCGGTGGCCCGGGCCGGGGACGCCACCCTCAACGACGTGGTGCTGGCGATGTGCAGCGGCGCGATGCGGCGCTACCTGAACGAGCTGGACGCACTGCCCGAGGAGTCGATGGTGGCGATGGTGCCCATCGGCCTGAACGCCCGCCAGGTCGCGGTCGCCTCCGCCGAGGGCGGCAACGCGGTCGGGTCCGTGATGGTGCGTCTCGCCACCCACCGCCCCGACCCCGCCGACCGGCTGGCGACGATCAGCGCCTCGATGCGCGACGGCAAGCAGGCGCTGGCCACGATGACGCCCGCACAGATCGTGGCCATGAGCGCCCTCGGCATGGCCCCGGCGGTCGCGCTGCCGATGCTGGGGCTGCACCGGCTGGCGCCACCGCCGTTCAACCTGATCATCAGCAACGTGCCCGGCCCGAAGGTGCCGCACTACTGGAACGGCGCCCGGTTGGTCGGCAGCTACCCGCTGTCGATCCCGATCGACAACATGGCCCTGAACATCACCTGCACCTCCTACGACGACAAGATGGGGTTCGGGCTGACCGGGTGCCGTCGTACGGTGCCGCACCTGCAGCGGCTGCTGACCCACCTCGACGAGGAGCTGGTGGCGCTGGAGCGGGCGGTCGGCGCAAGCTGA
- a CDS encoding mismatch-specific DNA-glycosylase → MARRTFTRAELESFRDARVPDLLPTSPDQVLRLLFVGINPGLWTAATSTHFAHPGNRFYPALLAGGVIERPIDPADGMSEDDRQMMRERGIGITNLAPRATAKASELSAEELRAGGAALRELVARLRPAVVAVAGITAYRTAFGLPKAVAGRQPEDLAGAQLWVVPNPSGLNAHETVASLARAYREVAEAAGIV, encoded by the coding sequence GTGGCGCGCCGTACCTTCACCCGGGCCGAGCTGGAGTCCTTCCGCGACGCCCGCGTCCCCGACCTGCTGCCGACCTCGCCGGACCAGGTGCTCCGGCTGCTGTTCGTGGGGATCAACCCCGGGTTGTGGACGGCGGCGACCAGCACCCACTTCGCACACCCGGGCAACCGGTTCTACCCCGCGCTGCTCGCCGGCGGGGTGATCGAGCGGCCGATCGACCCGGCCGACGGGATGAGCGAGGACGACCGACAGATGATGCGCGAGCGCGGCATCGGGATCACCAACCTGGCGCCGCGGGCGACCGCGAAGGCCTCCGAGCTCAGCGCCGAGGAGCTGCGGGCCGGTGGCGCGGCGCTGCGCGAGCTGGTGGCGCGGCTGCGGCCGGCGGTGGTCGCGGTCGCCGGGATCACCGCCTACCGCACCGCCTTCGGGCTGCCGAAGGCCGTCGCCGGGCGCCAACCCGAGGACCTGGCCGGGGCCCAGCTGTGGGTGGTGCCCAACCCCAGCGGGCTGAACGCGCACGAGACCGTGGCCTCGCTGGCACGCGCCTACCGCGAGGTCGCCGAGGCGGCCGGGATCGTCTGA